One window from the genome of Drosophila albomicans strain 15112-1751.03 chromosome 2L, ASM965048v2, whole genome shotgun sequence encodes:
- the LOC127565119 gene encoding uncharacterized protein LOC127565119: MFYLSKMVVYHINRWMLVHRYNEFCQRIQLSDMESAEKKMLFEENSTETMHGDIAIYRLRFRTFPGSATFQATVRLNRELKKFDNFYVPDISRLNAYHNDSLCINDVIGKKFCVCYPNTTLDPFMSNWKELKLTTLPS, translated from the coding sequence ATGTTCTATCTATCCAAGATGGTTGTATACCATATCAATCGATGGATGCTTGTACATCGATACAATGAATTTTGCCAGCGAATTCAGCTTTCGGATATGGAGAGTGCGGAAAAGAAAATGCTCTTCGAGGAGAACAGCACGGAGACGATGCACGGCGACATTGCCATTTATCGTTTAAGATTTCGCACCTTTCCCGGCAGTGCAACGTTTCAGGCGACTGTACGACTCAATCGTGAGCTCAagaaatttgataatttctATGTGCCGGACATTAGTCGGCTCAATGCGTATCATAATGATTCGCTTTGTATCAACGATGTTATTGGCAAAAAgttctgtgtgtgttatcCAAATACAACATTGGATCCTTTTATGAGCAATTGGAAAGAACTAAAGTTGACCACTTTGCCAAGTTAa
- the LOC117564181 gene encoding uncharacterized protein LOC117564181 isoform X1, whose product MLRHKTMLLIRKYLILLFAIILTFIWLNHRNITNNEDDELVHLPSVAITTTTEISALQRQQRLRKLVQKYRSFLTNKDWDQKKTAITSQETTRKFNFGIQPKVTFSPDITKSRYFVNSEKCKIPYTDPFSREALEIYTPFKLKLCSNESAIFELTYDGNSKHYMLHINEKTLRRVSPRSRVVCNFRTVSQGGNIYSERTYFTHSQKLPRNISGIITECHDATEKSKIVQQDAFPLVQFQMQMQNKTTSTEINSKRRQPSVILLGIDSMSRMNFRRTMPRTAEFVSQRGWFEMEGYNKVADNTLRNLLPILLGQTVEQYPRKCGQNEVECIEKFPWIWKDYKRAGYTIALAEDMADSGVLFTNNKNGYFPGLVDHSLHALLLRMEQAMKTYVRFGYNYCIGRRLTISYVYDFCQQLISRYMEESHQPTFGYFWSSTFTHDYNFGAASLDAKFEQYLQQFKAHNLFEHAIVILYSDHGARFGELLNLSDSFLEERLPMLHIYLPPWFRHKYPKYSQALYLNRNRLSSNFDLHNTLRHILQLNATLPTDLAPLVSCPNSQSLLHTLPRNAAVRMPASRSIGALARSSLPKA is encoded by the exons ATGCTAAGACACAAGACAATGCTACTAATACGgaaatacttaattttattatttgccatAATATTAACATTCATATGGTTGAATCACagaaatataacaaacaaTGAGGATGACGAACTTGTGCATCTTCCGTCTGTGGCCATAACGACGACAACGGAAATTTCAGCGCTTCAGCGTCAGCAGCGACTTCGTAAACTCGTTCAGAAATATCGAAGTTTCTTGACTAACAAGGACTGGGATCAAAAAAAGACAGCAATAACCAGCCAAGAAACAACacgtaaatttaatttcggaATCCAGCCTAAGGTGACATTTTCCCCGGACATTACAAAGTCGAGGTACTTTGTGAATagtgaaaaatgcaaaataccaTATACAGATCCATTCTCGCGTGAGGCACTGGAAATCTACACGCCATTTAAGCTGAAACTTTGCTCCAACGAATCGGCTATCTTTGAGCTGACCTACGATGGGAACTCTAAACACTATATGCTGCATATCAACGAGAAGACCTTGAGGCGTGTAAGTCCCAGATCGAGAGTCGTGTGCAATTTTCGTACAGTTAGCCAAGGCGGCAATATCTACAGTGA GAGAACCTACTTCACGCACAGCCAGAAACTGCCACGAAATATAAGCGGCATTATCACGGAATGCCACGATGCAACGGAAAAGTCAAAGATCGTCCAGCAAGATGCATTTCCCCTGGTACAGTTTcagatgcaaatgcaaaataaaacaacgaGCACTGAGATTAATTCTAAAAGGCGTCAGCCAAGCGTAATACTTCTAGGCATCGACAGCATGTCACGTATGAACTTTCGTCGAACAATGCCAAGAACGGCTGAGTTTGTGAGTCAACGTGGCTGGTTTGAGATGGAGGGCTACAACAAGGTGGCGGATAACACACTGCGCAATCTGCTGCCCATTCTTCTGGGGCAAACCGTGGAGCAATATCCCCGCAAATGTGGACAAAATGAAGTCGAATGTATTGAGAAATTCCCATGGATTTGGAAGGATTATAAGAGGGCTGGCTATACCATTGCACTGGCCGAAGATATGGCTGATTCTGGAGTCTTGTTCACCAACAATAAGAATGGATATTTTCCTGGCCTAGTTGATCATAGTTTGCACGCGCTGCTTCTGCGAATGGAACAAGCCATGAAGACGTATGTGCGATTTGGCTACAATTACTGCATCGGACGTCGTCTGACCATATCGTATGTGTACGACTTCTGTCAGCAGCTTATCTCACGCTATATGGAGGAGTCGCATCAACCGACTTTCGGCTACTTTTGGAGCAGCACATTCACACACGATTACAACTTTGGAGCTGCCAGCTTAGATGCAAAATTTGAGCAATATCTGCAACAGTTTAAGGCGCATAATTTATTCGAGCATGCCATTGTCATACTCTACAGTGATCATGGCGCACGCTTTGGCGAACTCTTGAATTTGTCCGACAGTTTTCTCGAGGAGCGTCTGCCCATGCTGCACATTTATTTGCCGCCCTGGTTCCGCCACAAATATCCAAAGTACTCGCAAGCTTTGTATTTGAATCGGAATCGCTTGAGTTCCAATTTTGATCTGCACAACACATTGCGGCACATTCTGCAATTAAATGCTACACTTCCAACAGATCTTGCCCCCCTAGTGAGCTGCCCTAACAGCCAATCTCTGCTGCACACTCTGCCAAGGAACGCAGCTGTGAGGATGCCTGCATCACGGAGCATTGGTGCACTTGCAAGGAGTTCATTGCCCAAAGCATGA
- the LOC117564181 gene encoding uncharacterized protein LOC117564181 isoform X2 has protein sequence MQMQNKTTSTEINSKRRQPSVILLGIDSMSRMNFRRTMPRTAEFVSQRGWFEMEGYNKVADNTLRNLLPILLGQTVEQYPRKCGQNEVECIEKFPWIWKDYKRAGYTIALAEDMADSGVLFTNNKNGYFPGLVDHSLHALLLRMEQAMKTYVRFGYNYCIGRRLTISYVYDFCQQLISRYMEESHQPTFGYFWSSTFTHDYNFGAASLDAKFEQYLQQFKAHNLFEHAIVILYSDHGARFGELLNLSDSFLEERLPMLHIYLPPWFRHKYPKYSQALYLNRNRLSSNFDLHNTLRHILQLNATLPTDLAPLVSCPNSQSLLHTLPRNAAVRMPASRSIGALARSSLPKA, from the coding sequence atgcaaatgcaaaataaaacaacgaGCACTGAGATTAATTCTAAAAGGCGTCAGCCAAGCGTAATACTTCTAGGCATCGACAGCATGTCACGTATGAACTTTCGTCGAACAATGCCAAGAACGGCTGAGTTTGTGAGTCAACGTGGCTGGTTTGAGATGGAGGGCTACAACAAGGTGGCGGATAACACACTGCGCAATCTGCTGCCCATTCTTCTGGGGCAAACCGTGGAGCAATATCCCCGCAAATGTGGACAAAATGAAGTCGAATGTATTGAGAAATTCCCATGGATTTGGAAGGATTATAAGAGGGCTGGCTATACCATTGCACTGGCCGAAGATATGGCTGATTCTGGAGTCTTGTTCACCAACAATAAGAATGGATATTTTCCTGGCCTAGTTGATCATAGTTTGCACGCGCTGCTTCTGCGAATGGAACAAGCCATGAAGACGTATGTGCGATTTGGCTACAATTACTGCATCGGACGTCGTCTGACCATATCGTATGTGTACGACTTCTGTCAGCAGCTTATCTCACGCTATATGGAGGAGTCGCATCAACCGACTTTCGGCTACTTTTGGAGCAGCACATTCACACACGATTACAACTTTGGAGCTGCCAGCTTAGATGCAAAATTTGAGCAATATCTGCAACAGTTTAAGGCGCATAATTTATTCGAGCATGCCATTGTCATACTCTACAGTGATCATGGCGCACGCTTTGGCGAACTCTTGAATTTGTCCGACAGTTTTCTCGAGGAGCGTCTGCCCATGCTGCACATTTATTTGCCGCCCTGGTTCCGCCACAAATATCCAAAGTACTCGCAAGCTTTGTATTTGAATCGGAATCGCTTGAGTTCCAATTTTGATCTGCACAACACATTGCGGCACATTCTGCAATTAAATGCTACACTTCCAACAGATCTTGCCCCCCTAGTGAGCTGCCCTAACAGCCAATCTCTGCTGCACACTCTGCCAAGGAACGCAGCTGTGAGGATGCCTGCATCACGGAGCATTGGTGCACTTGCAAGGAGTTCATTGCCCAAAGCATGA
- the LOC117565455 gene encoding uncharacterized protein LOC117565455 produces the protein MYRFIVGNFGKTLLIVGLIFTFIFVNHNLSFVDKKQFTQFTRYHEHSRTESEILREESITNSFKVKDEFKVFSSQCKIPRSDPFSLDSMQYFDPPDFMECTNQSDVITVQYDTERRQYRLLINEALTELIPNISDYGCTYKEIVRGEYDLVWTLPPIAFKHNSWIPRHIRGIIVECHELSNPSRVIQRDAFAFVQHPVDRNDKADEERSRSHPNVIIIGIDAMSQMNFQRTMPLTAKFVRQTGWYEMLGYNKVGDNSLPNVLALLTGGSPTELTKYCDINTPSCMDTYSFIWNHYRNAGYLTAYAEDLSTIDTFHYFLPGFRREPVDYYLHPFMKAIEQNMDKVQHLGYEFCVGRRQSYRYVLDYIAQIVQRFVQEMPKPLFGLFWMNSFSHDDFSGAASVDTDFVSYLERFESLGLFERSIVILLSDHGQRTGPLMDLPSSFLEERLPMFHIYLPPWYRQQYPEVARALHLNGHRLSSPYDLNLALKHQLQMLHPRMKFYQLKCPLCVSLFEVLPPDRSCMEAAIPPHWCTCEPHKQVTQTERVLELVRLVVYRMNQYLIIRNHKKQCYHLKLRKLLLVERKQFFNDKGFEVQSPDGLDTYRFKFTTGPNDGLFRATLSVSKDDSLVVIQEEFITRLNSYQKDAYCIQDRHAKRFCACLRNQAHADEYKTFI, from the exons ATGTATCGTTTCATTGTTGGCAATTTTGGCAAAACTCTACTCATTGTTGGccttatatttacatttatatttgtcaACCACAATTTAAGCTTTGTGGATAAAAAGCAATTTACACAATTCACACGATATCATGAGCATTCACGTACGGAGTCAGAAATACTCCGGGAGGAATCCATAACAAACTCCTTTAAGGTCAAAGATGAGTTTAAGGTATTTTCTTCCCAATGCAAGATACCGAGGTCAGATCCATTTTCGCTGGATAGCATGCAATATTTTGATCCTCCAGATTTTATGGAATGCACAAATCAGTCGGACGTTATTACAGTTCAATATGATACTGAGCGAAGACAATATAGGCTGCTCATCAACGAAGCTTTAACCGAACTGATTCCCAATATTTCGGACTATGGCTGCACCTATAAAGAGATTGTTCGTGGAGAGTATGATCTTGTTTG GACATTACCACCGATCGCTTTTAAGCACAACTCGTGGATTCCACGTCACATTCGTGGTATAATTGTAGAGTGCCATGAGCTGAGCAATCCCTCCCGAGTAATACAACGTGATGCCTTCGCATTTGTACAGCATCCGGTTGATCGCAATGACAAAGCCGACGAAGAACGCAGTCGATCTCATCCAAATGTGATAATCATCGGCATCGACGCCATGTCGCAGATGAACTTCCAAAGAACCATGCCACTAACAGCCAAGTTTGTACGTCAGACGGGATGGTACGAGATGCTTGGCTATAACAAAGTGGGGGACAATTCACTGCCGAATGTGTTAGCTCTGTTGACAGGCGGATCTCCGACAGAATTGACTAAATACTGTGATATAAATACTCCAAGCTGCATGGACACATACAGCTTTATATGGAACCATTATCGCAATGCTGGCTATCTAACAGCTTATGCCGAGGACTTGAGCACAATTGATACCTTTCACTACTTTCTTCCAGGTTTTAGGCGGGAGCCTGTGGATTACTATTTGCATCCATTCATGAAGGCCATCGAGCAAAACATGGATAAGGTGCAGCATTTGGGATACGAATTCTGCGTGGGTCGCAGACAAAGCTATCGATATGTTTTGGATTATATTGCTCAGATAGTTCAACGATTTGTTCAGGAGATGCCGAAGCCTCTTTTTGGTCTCTTCTGGATGAACAGTTTCAGTCACGACGACTTCTCGGGGGCGGCCAGCGTGGATACGGATTTCGTGAGCTATCTGGAGCGCTTCGAGTCGCTTGGATTGTTTGAAAGATCTATAGTAATATTGCTTAGTGATCATGGTCAACGAACTGGTCCACTAATGGACTTGCCTTCCAGCTTCCTAGAGGAACGCCTACCTATGTTTCACATCTATCTGCCACCTTGGTATCGTCAGCAGTATCCGGAAGTTGCCCGAGCTCTTCATTTGAATGGCCATCGCCTCAGTTCGCCATATGATCTGAATCTAGCTCTTAAGCATCAGTTGCAGATGCTGCATCCTCGAATGAAATTTTATCAACTGAAATGCCCTCTCTGTGTATCTCTATTTGAGGTTCTTCCACCCGATCGTAGCTGCATGGAGGCCGCTATTCCACCCCATTGGTGTACCTGTGAGCCGCACAAACAAGTAACGCAAACCGAGAGGGTTCTGGAGTTGGTCAGACTAGTTGTCTATCGGATGAATCAGTATCTGATCATAAGGAATCATAAAAAGCAGTGCTATCATCTGAAGCTCCGAAAGCTCTTGCTAGTCGAGCGTAAACAGTTCTTCAATGACAAAGGGTTCGAGGTGCAATCTCCCGATGGACTCGACACATATCGTTTTAAGTTTACTACTGGACCGAATGATGGTCTTTTCCGAGCCACGTTGTCAGTCAGTAAAGACGATTCTCTAGTAGTTATACAAGAGGAGTTTATCACGCGCCTCAATTCTTATCAAAAGGATGCGTATTGTATTCAGGACCGACATGCCAAGAGGTTTTGTGCTTGCCTCAGAAATCAAGCCCATGCAGATGAATACAAAACTTTCATATGA
- the LOC117564768 gene encoding uncharacterized protein LOC117564768 isoform X1 yields the protein MDAKSLMKRNSPISASQLHYYHTDFYYSMPDLHKSRKMHGIKRVLVFCIMIVILPATLIIMPLYLRNTVFADVVYPVAESDIIEIRDGISSIFCEKHTLKMNSHFNAFQLQNKPEISTSRKHIRLKKSMTLPDDTLEYWGFFLLKGARVSLKFCSLYNGSRILVVKGKRELKLCGLTDHNKNKLGANYAQGHDQVKVFFEDVLEITEEKLPAEGLLEHENHGGEDLTEDHVPFNVSAVNATAVNGTVVNGTAVNGTAVNATATTASPAKLFRKKLKKGSRFHQPHVKSAEAVELGDNATETASQPANRHRRHSVSAHELQKRQLYEQLYKRKERKKRENVYDRKYSHGGNAMNFTETDESNSISSFETGLFTCFNGAILLAEGFPPKSACTNRHFLEKGKQDTVMQNITEDGYYYYIFYSDNDLVRNDIHAIFDIYKPTFQYANLSESRSCLNSTDCTFSIGFLSDEIVVVEVPTRDGIEHEEDDITYLISTCHPRSAIYALFPISVLVLILSCSFL from the exons ATGGACGCGAAATCCTTAATGAAGCGCAACTCGCCCATCAGTGCCAGCCAATTGCATTATTATCACACCGATTTCTATTACTCAATGCCGGATCTGCACA aGAGCCGCAAAATGCACGGCATCAAGCGAGTGCTCGTCTTCTGCATTATGATTGTGATCTTGCCGGCGACACTGATCATAATGCCTCTCTATTTGCGTAACACGGTTTTTGCGGATGTGGTCTACCCAGTTGCGGAATCGGACATCATTGAGATCAGGGATGGCATCTCCTCGATATTCTGCGAGAAGCACACGCTGAAGATGAACAGCCACTTTAATGCGTTTCAGCTGCAGAATAAGCCGGAGATTTCCACAAGTCGTAAGCACATTCGGCTGAAGAAATCAATGACTCTGCCCGATGACACGCTGGAGTACTGGGGATTCTTTTTGCTGAAGGGTGCGCGAGTGTCGCTCAAGTTCTGCTCCCTCTACAATGGATCGCGTATACTGGTGGTCAAGGGGAAGCGCGAACTCAAGCTGTGCGGTCTGACGGAtcacaacaagaacaagctGGGTGCCAACTATGCGCAGGGTCACGATCAGGTGAAGGTCTTCTTTGAGGATGTACTTGAGATCACGGAGGAGAAACTGCCAGCCGAAGGATTGCTGGAGCATGAGAATCATGGTGGCGAGGATCTCACCGAGGATCACGTGCCGTTCAACGTGAGTGCAGTCAATGCAACCGCAGTCAATGGGACCGTAGTCAATGGGACCGCAGTCAATGGGACCGCAGTCAATGCGACCGCAACGACCGCATCGCCCGCTAAACTTTTCAGAAAGAAGCTGAAGAAGGGCTCGCGATTCCATCAACCACACGTCAAGTCTGCGGAAGCCGTCGAGTTGGGCGATAACGCTACCGagacagccagccagccagccaatcGCCATAGGCGACACAGTGTGTCCGCCCATGAGCTGCAGAAGAGGCAACTCTACGAGCAGCTTTACAAGCGGAAGGAGCGCAAGAAGCGTGAGAACGTATACGACCGGAAATACAGTCATGGTGGCAATGCTATGAACTTTACAGAAACCGATGAATCCAATTCCATATCAAGCTTTGAGACTGGTCTCTTCACCTGCTTCAATGGTGCCATTCTCCTGGCCGAGGGATTTCCCCCAAAATCGGCGTGTACGAATCGTCATTTTCTGGAAAAAGGCAAACAGGATACGGTGATGCAAAATATCACCGAGGATGGCTATTACTACTACATTTTCTACAGTGACAACGATTTAGTGCGAAACGATATACACGCCATATTCGACATATATAAGCCAACATTTCAGTATGCCAATCTGAGTGAATCGCGCAGCTGTCTGAATAGCACCGACTGCACCTTTAGTATTGGTTTCCTCTCGGACGAGATCGTTGTTGTCGAGGTGCCCACAAGAGACGGCATCGAGCACGAGGAGGATGACATCACATATCTCATATCGACTTGCCATCCACGTAGTGCAATCTATGCTTTGTTCCCCATCTCGGTGTTGGTGCTGATCTTGTCCTGCTCTTTCCTTTAG
- the LOC117564768 gene encoding uncharacterized protein LOC117564768 isoform X2, protein MQKITEYHFEESRKMHGIKRVLVFCIMIVILPATLIIMPLYLRNTVFADVVYPVAESDIIEIRDGISSIFCEKHTLKMNSHFNAFQLQNKPEISTSRKHIRLKKSMTLPDDTLEYWGFFLLKGARVSLKFCSLYNGSRILVVKGKRELKLCGLTDHNKNKLGANYAQGHDQVKVFFEDVLEITEEKLPAEGLLEHENHGGEDLTEDHVPFNVSAVNATAVNGTVVNGTAVNGTAVNATATTASPAKLFRKKLKKGSRFHQPHVKSAEAVELGDNATETASQPANRHRRHSVSAHELQKRQLYEQLYKRKERKKRENVYDRKYSHGGNAMNFTETDESNSISSFETGLFTCFNGAILLAEGFPPKSACTNRHFLEKGKQDTVMQNITEDGYYYYIFYSDNDLVRNDIHAIFDIYKPTFQYANLSESRSCLNSTDCTFSIGFLSDEIVVVEVPTRDGIEHEEDDITYLISTCHPRSAIYALFPISVLVLILSCSFL, encoded by the exons atgcaaaaaataacagaatATCATTTCGAAG aGAGCCGCAAAATGCACGGCATCAAGCGAGTGCTCGTCTTCTGCATTATGATTGTGATCTTGCCGGCGACACTGATCATAATGCCTCTCTATTTGCGTAACACGGTTTTTGCGGATGTGGTCTACCCAGTTGCGGAATCGGACATCATTGAGATCAGGGATGGCATCTCCTCGATATTCTGCGAGAAGCACACGCTGAAGATGAACAGCCACTTTAATGCGTTTCAGCTGCAGAATAAGCCGGAGATTTCCACAAGTCGTAAGCACATTCGGCTGAAGAAATCAATGACTCTGCCCGATGACACGCTGGAGTACTGGGGATTCTTTTTGCTGAAGGGTGCGCGAGTGTCGCTCAAGTTCTGCTCCCTCTACAATGGATCGCGTATACTGGTGGTCAAGGGGAAGCGCGAACTCAAGCTGTGCGGTCTGACGGAtcacaacaagaacaagctGGGTGCCAACTATGCGCAGGGTCACGATCAGGTGAAGGTCTTCTTTGAGGATGTACTTGAGATCACGGAGGAGAAACTGCCAGCCGAAGGATTGCTGGAGCATGAGAATCATGGTGGCGAGGATCTCACCGAGGATCACGTGCCGTTCAACGTGAGTGCAGTCAATGCAACCGCAGTCAATGGGACCGTAGTCAATGGGACCGCAGTCAATGGGACCGCAGTCAATGCGACCGCAACGACCGCATCGCCCGCTAAACTTTTCAGAAAGAAGCTGAAGAAGGGCTCGCGATTCCATCAACCACACGTCAAGTCTGCGGAAGCCGTCGAGTTGGGCGATAACGCTACCGagacagccagccagccagccaatcGCCATAGGCGACACAGTGTGTCCGCCCATGAGCTGCAGAAGAGGCAACTCTACGAGCAGCTTTACAAGCGGAAGGAGCGCAAGAAGCGTGAGAACGTATACGACCGGAAATACAGTCATGGTGGCAATGCTATGAACTTTACAGAAACCGATGAATCCAATTCCATATCAAGCTTTGAGACTGGTCTCTTCACCTGCTTCAATGGTGCCATTCTCCTGGCCGAGGGATTTCCCCCAAAATCGGCGTGTACGAATCGTCATTTTCTGGAAAAAGGCAAACAGGATACGGTGATGCAAAATATCACCGAGGATGGCTATTACTACTACATTTTCTACAGTGACAACGATTTAGTGCGAAACGATATACACGCCATATTCGACATATATAAGCCAACATTTCAGTATGCCAATCTGAGTGAATCGCGCAGCTGTCTGAATAGCACCGACTGCACCTTTAGTATTGGTTTCCTCTCGGACGAGATCGTTGTTGTCGAGGTGCCCACAAGAGACGGCATCGAGCACGAGGAGGATGACATCACATATCTCATATCGACTTGCCATCCACGTAGTGCAATCTATGCTTTGTTCCCCATCTCGGTGTTGGTGCTGATCTTGTCCTGCTCTTTCCTTTAG
- the LOC117564768 gene encoding uncharacterized protein LOC117564768 isoform X3, protein MHGIKRVLVFCIMIVILPATLIIMPLYLRNTVFADVVYPVAESDIIEIRDGISSIFCEKHTLKMNSHFNAFQLQNKPEISTSRKHIRLKKSMTLPDDTLEYWGFFLLKGARVSLKFCSLYNGSRILVVKGKRELKLCGLTDHNKNKLGANYAQGHDQVKVFFEDVLEITEEKLPAEGLLEHENHGGEDLTEDHVPFNVSAVNATAVNGTVVNGTAVNGTAVNATATTASPAKLFRKKLKKGSRFHQPHVKSAEAVELGDNATETASQPANRHRRHSVSAHELQKRQLYEQLYKRKERKKRENVYDRKYSHGGNAMNFTETDESNSISSFETGLFTCFNGAILLAEGFPPKSACTNRHFLEKGKQDTVMQNITEDGYYYYIFYSDNDLVRNDIHAIFDIYKPTFQYANLSESRSCLNSTDCTFSIGFLSDEIVVVEVPTRDGIEHEEDDITYLISTCHPRSAIYALFPISVLVLILSCSFL, encoded by the coding sequence ATGCACGGCATCAAGCGAGTGCTCGTCTTCTGCATTATGATTGTGATCTTGCCGGCGACACTGATCATAATGCCTCTCTATTTGCGTAACACGGTTTTTGCGGATGTGGTCTACCCAGTTGCGGAATCGGACATCATTGAGATCAGGGATGGCATCTCCTCGATATTCTGCGAGAAGCACACGCTGAAGATGAACAGCCACTTTAATGCGTTTCAGCTGCAGAATAAGCCGGAGATTTCCACAAGTCGTAAGCACATTCGGCTGAAGAAATCAATGACTCTGCCCGATGACACGCTGGAGTACTGGGGATTCTTTTTGCTGAAGGGTGCGCGAGTGTCGCTCAAGTTCTGCTCCCTCTACAATGGATCGCGTATACTGGTGGTCAAGGGGAAGCGCGAACTCAAGCTGTGCGGTCTGACGGAtcacaacaagaacaagctGGGTGCCAACTATGCGCAGGGTCACGATCAGGTGAAGGTCTTCTTTGAGGATGTACTTGAGATCACGGAGGAGAAACTGCCAGCCGAAGGATTGCTGGAGCATGAGAATCATGGTGGCGAGGATCTCACCGAGGATCACGTGCCGTTCAACGTGAGTGCAGTCAATGCAACCGCAGTCAATGGGACCGTAGTCAATGGGACCGCAGTCAATGGGACCGCAGTCAATGCGACCGCAACGACCGCATCGCCCGCTAAACTTTTCAGAAAGAAGCTGAAGAAGGGCTCGCGATTCCATCAACCACACGTCAAGTCTGCGGAAGCCGTCGAGTTGGGCGATAACGCTACCGagacagccagccagccagccaatcGCCATAGGCGACACAGTGTGTCCGCCCATGAGCTGCAGAAGAGGCAACTCTACGAGCAGCTTTACAAGCGGAAGGAGCGCAAGAAGCGTGAGAACGTATACGACCGGAAATACAGTCATGGTGGCAATGCTATGAACTTTACAGAAACCGATGAATCCAATTCCATATCAAGCTTTGAGACTGGTCTCTTCACCTGCTTCAATGGTGCCATTCTCCTGGCCGAGGGATTTCCCCCAAAATCGGCGTGTACGAATCGTCATTTTCTGGAAAAAGGCAAACAGGATACGGTGATGCAAAATATCACCGAGGATGGCTATTACTACTACATTTTCTACAGTGACAACGATTTAGTGCGAAACGATATACACGCCATATTCGACATATATAAGCCAACATTTCAGTATGCCAATCTGAGTGAATCGCGCAGCTGTCTGAATAGCACCGACTGCACCTTTAGTATTGGTTTCCTCTCGGACGAGATCGTTGTTGTCGAGGTGCCCACAAGAGACGGCATCGAGCACGAGGAGGATGACATCACATATCTCATATCGACTTGCCATCCACGTAGTGCAATCTATGCTTTGTTCCCCATCTCGGTGTTGGTGCTGATCTTGTCCTGCTCTTTCCTTTAG